In Litorilinea aerophila, the following proteins share a genomic window:
- a CDS encoding RidA family protein, producing the protein MNREVVVTQHAPAAVGPYSQAIQTGSFIFASGQLGLDPQNGQLREGLEAQTRQALDNLSAVLQAAGSSLSQVVKTTIFLVDMAAFPTVNAIYAEYFPGDPPARSTVQVAALPLGGLIEIEAIALSQ; encoded by the coding sequence GTGAATCGTGAAGTCGTTGTAACCCAGCACGCTCCCGCCGCGGTTGGCCCCTATTCTCAAGCCATTCAGACCGGTAGTTTCATCTTCGCCTCTGGGCAACTCGGCCTGGATCCCCAGAACGGCCAGTTGCGCGAAGGGCTCGAAGCACAGACGCGCCAGGCGCTGGACAATCTGTCGGCCGTGCTCCAGGCCGCCGGCAGTAGCCTGTCCCAAGTCGTCAAGACGACCATTTTTCTGGTCGATATGGCAGCTTTCCCCACGGTGAATGCCATTTATGCCGAATATTTCCCCGGTGATCCGCCTGCCCGTAGCACTGTGCAGGTGGCGGCATTGCCATTGGGAGGGCTGATCGAGATCGAGGCGATTGCACTGAGCCAATAA
- a CDS encoding 30S ribosomal protein S1, whose protein sequence is MAPYAAGSTQGADSAHGFHTPDGDVHPMALLLDEIEQTLAEPQTGEIRKGIIVDKRPNEILVDIGFKSEGIVSGRELDRIRDMLDSLEVGAEVPVYVLREDRDGNLLLSISRAQAEKDWERAEALMQSQEIFESPVAAYNRGGVIVKLGQVRGFVPASQLSAESQSQSDPEAEDAEERWAKLVGERLMLKVIDIDRRRNRLILSERQAVREWRRQQKDLLLETLKEGDVYEGVISSLADFGAFVDLGGADGLIHLSELSWNRVSHPSEVVSVGDKVKVQILSVDRERRRIGLSLRRLQPEPWDLVNENYEVGQIVRGRITKLVNFGAFARLEKDGIEGLIHISELADRRVNHPKEVVAEGEEYDLRIIRIDTDRRRMGLSLKQATPPSTNEVELDWTIAPSQEADGNASSNGQVSQASV, encoded by the coding sequence ATGGCTCCTTATGCGGCAGGTTCGACTCAGGGAGCAGACAGCGCCCATGGCTTCCATACCCCCGACGGCGACGTCCACCCCATGGCGTTGTTGCTCGATGAGATCGAACAGACCCTGGCGGAACCCCAAACTGGGGAGATCCGCAAGGGGATCATTGTGGACAAGCGCCCCAATGAAATCCTGGTCGACATCGGGTTCAAGTCGGAGGGGATCGTATCCGGGCGGGAGTTGGACCGGATTCGAGACATGCTCGATTCGCTGGAGGTGGGCGCCGAGGTTCCGGTGTATGTGTTGCGGGAGGACAGGGACGGCAATCTGTTGTTGAGCATCAGCCGGGCCCAGGCCGAGAAGGACTGGGAGCGGGCTGAAGCGCTGATGCAGTCCCAGGAGATCTTCGAAAGCCCCGTAGCTGCCTACAATCGGGGTGGCGTCATCGTGAAGCTGGGGCAGGTGCGGGGGTTCGTGCCGGCCAGCCAGTTGAGCGCCGAAAGCCAGAGCCAGAGCGATCCCGAGGCAGAAGATGCCGAGGAGCGCTGGGCCAAGCTGGTGGGTGAGCGCCTGATGCTCAAGGTGATCGACATCGATCGCCGGCGCAACCGCCTCATCCTCTCGGAGCGGCAGGCCGTGCGGGAATGGCGTCGCCAGCAGAAGGATCTGCTCCTGGAGACGTTGAAGGAGGGTGACGTCTACGAGGGCGTGATCAGCAGCCTGGCCGACTTCGGGGCCTTTGTGGATCTGGGCGGGGCCGACGGCCTGATCCATCTGAGCGAGCTGAGCTGGAATCGGGTCTCCCATCCCAGCGAAGTGGTCTCGGTGGGCGACAAGGTCAAGGTCCAAATCTTGAGCGTGGACCGGGAGCGCCGGCGAATCGGCCTGAGCCTGCGCCGACTCCAGCCGGAGCCCTGGGATCTGGTGAACGAAAACTACGAAGTGGGCCAGATCGTGCGGGGGCGCATCACCAAGCTGGTCAATTTCGGCGCCTTTGCCCGCCTGGAGAAGGATGGCATCGAGGGCCTGATCCACATCAGCGAGCTGGCCGACCGGCGGGTCAATCATCCCAAGGAGGTGGTGGCCGAAGGGGAAGAGTACGACCTGCGCATCATCCGCATTGATACGGACCGGCGGCGCATGGGGCTGAGCCTCAAGCAAGCGACGCCACCCAGCACCAATGAGGTGGAACTGGACTGGACGATTGCCCCCAGCCAGGAGGCTGATGGCAACGCCAGCTCCAACGGCCAGGTCAGCCAGGCGTCGGTCTGA
- a CDS encoding ATP-dependent Clp protease ATP-binding subunit: MSDKLDRFTKRARRVLTLAQEEALRLNHNYIGTEHLLLGLVREENGVAVKVLRELGVEPGQVIRAVERTVGRGERPPFGKPTLAPRTKRVIELAVDEARLMGHHYIGTEHLLLGLVREGEGIAVNVLRGLGINLDRVRTQTARNILQTQAQSKEKQKKESKTPLVDQLGYDLTAAAEEGKLDPVIGRQTEIERMIQILTRRTKNNPALIGEPGVGKTAIVEGLAQRIVEGNVPEPLLNRRLVMLDVGSLVAGTMYRGQFEERLKKVIEEIISSGSILFIDEVHMLVGAGAAGSSVDAANILKPALSRGELQVIGATTLDEYRKYIESDAALERRFQPILVEEPSIEETVEILKGVKSRYEDHHKLLITDEALVSAATLAARYVPDRFMPDKAIDLIDEAGSRVRMYKAPYAANLRETFMNLKKLQKMKEEALETQRFDDAIDLRYREVELEAKLNELREGWNEAANQPKVTPEDIAEVVSMWTGVPVSRIAGEERERLLEMEKVMRQRVIGQEEPIKAISRAVRRARAGLKDPRRPIGSFIFLGPTGIGKTLLARTLAEFLFGSEEALIKLDMSEFMERHNVSRLVGAPPGYVGYEEGGQLTEAVRRRPYSVILLDEIEKAHPEAFNMLLQIMEDGYLTDAKGRRVDFRNTLILMTSNIGAKLIQGAHRVGFAITREDEESREQEYEAMKAKVMDALKKTFRPEFINRLDGVMVFRSLSRDEIAMIVELELKPLRMQLAEQEMKLVLTDAARRAVADLGYDPEYGARPLRRVIQNRIQDPLSEALLANKFGPGDTIQVDYRETTREDGSVGEDFVLEVIEHENVDDESSETADAVEAMLQ; encoded by the coding sequence ATGTCTGATAAACTGGATCGTTTTACGAAACGTGCGCGGCGGGTTCTGACTTTGGCGCAGGAAGAAGCGCTACGCCTGAACCACAACTACATCGGGACCGAGCACCTGCTCTTGGGGCTGGTGCGCGAGGAGAACGGTGTCGCCGTCAAGGTACTGCGGGAGCTTGGCGTAGAGCCTGGCCAGGTGATCCGGGCAGTGGAACGCACGGTGGGCCGGGGTGAACGTCCGCCCTTTGGCAAGCCGACCCTTGCCCCGCGTACAAAGCGCGTCATTGAGCTGGCCGTGGATGAAGCCCGCCTGATGGGGCATCATTATATTGGAACGGAACATCTCCTGCTCGGCCTGGTGCGGGAAGGGGAAGGCATCGCCGTCAACGTGTTGCGTGGTCTGGGCATCAACCTGGACCGGGTGCGCACCCAGACTGCCCGCAACATCCTGCAGACCCAGGCCCAGTCCAAGGAAAAGCAAAAGAAGGAATCGAAGACGCCCCTGGTGGATCAGTTGGGCTATGACCTGACCGCGGCCGCCGAAGAGGGCAAGCTGGATCCGGTCATCGGGCGCCAGACAGAGATCGAGCGCATGATCCAGATCCTGACCCGGCGCACCAAGAACAATCCAGCCCTGATTGGCGAGCCAGGCGTGGGCAAGACGGCCATTGTGGAAGGGCTGGCCCAGCGCATCGTGGAGGGCAATGTGCCCGAACCGCTGCTCAACCGGCGCCTGGTGATGCTGGATGTGGGCAGCCTGGTCGCGGGTACCATGTATCGAGGCCAGTTTGAAGAGCGCCTCAAGAAGGTGATCGAGGAGATCATCTCGTCCGGCTCCATCCTCTTCATCGACGAGGTGCACATGCTGGTGGGGGCCGGTGCCGCCGGCAGCAGTGTGGATGCCGCCAACATCCTGAAGCCTGCCCTGAGCCGGGGTGAGCTCCAGGTCATCGGCGCCACCACCCTGGACGAGTACCGCAAATATATCGAGAGCGACGCGGCCCTGGAACGGCGCTTCCAGCCCATCCTGGTGGAGGAACCCTCCATCGAGGAGACGGTGGAGATCCTGAAGGGGGTCAAGTCTCGCTACGAGGATCATCACAAGCTGCTGATCACCGACGAGGCCCTGGTCTCCGCAGCCACCCTGGCCGCCCGCTACGTGCCGGATCGCTTCATGCCGGACAAGGCCATCGACCTGATCGATGAGGCCGGCAGCCGGGTGCGCATGTACAAGGCGCCCTACGCCGCCAACCTGCGCGAGACCTTCATGAACCTCAAGAAGCTGCAGAAGATGAAGGAAGAGGCGTTGGAGACCCAGCGCTTCGACGACGCCATCGACCTGCGCTATCGGGAGGTGGAGCTGGAGGCCAAGCTCAACGAGCTGCGGGAAGGCTGGAACGAGGCCGCCAACCAGCCCAAGGTGACGCCGGAAGACATCGCCGAGGTGGTCTCCATGTGGACCGGCGTCCCGGTCAGCCGCATTGCCGGCGAGGAACGGGAACGCCTGCTGGAGATGGAAAAGGTGATGCGGCAGCGGGTGATCGGCCAGGAAGAGCCCATCAAGGCCATCAGCCGGGCTGTGCGCCGGGCTCGGGCAGGCCTGAAGGACCCGCGGCGGCCCATCGGGAGCTTTATCTTCCTGGGGCCCACCGGCATCGGCAAGACGTTGCTGGCCCGTACCCTGGCCGAGTTCCTCTTCGGCAGCGAGGAAGCGCTCATCAAGCTCGATATGAGCGAGTTTATGGAGCGCCACAATGTGAGCCGCCTGGTGGGCGCGCCTCCTGGCTACGTGGGCTACGAAGAAGGTGGCCAGCTGACCGAGGCAGTCCGCCGCCGGCCCTACAGCGTGATTTTGCTGGACGAGATCGAAAAGGCCCATCCCGAGGCCTTCAACATGCTGCTCCAGATCATGGAGGACGGCTATCTGACTGACGCCAAAGGTCGACGGGTCGACTTCCGCAACACCCTGATCCTGATGACCAGCAACATCGGCGCCAAGCTGATCCAGGGCGCCCATCGGGTTGGCTTTGCCATCACCCGGGAGGACGAAGAGAGCCGGGAGCAGGAATACGAGGCCATGAAGGCCAAGGTCATGGATGCCCTGAAGAAGACCTTCCGGCCAGAGTTCATCAACCGCCTGGACGGCGTCATGGTCTTCCGCAGCCTCTCCCGGGATGAGATCGCCATGATCGTGGAGCTGGAGCTGAAACCGTTGCGCATGCAGCTGGCCGAACAGGAGATGAAGCTGGTCCTGACCGACGCAGCCCGCCGGGCAGTGGCCGACCTGGGCTACGATCCGGAGTACGGCGCCCGACCGCTGCGCCGGGTGATCCAGAACCGGATCCAGGATCCGCTCAGCGAAGCGCTCCTGGCCAACAAGTTCGGGCCTGGCGACACCATCCAGGTGGACTACCGGGAGACCACCCGGGAGGATGGCAGCGTGGGCGAAGACTTCGTGCTGGAGGTCATCGAGCACGAGAACGTCGACGACGAGTCGTCCGAGACGGCCGACGCCGTGGAAGCCATGCTGCAATAA
- a CDS encoding NAD(P)-dependent oxidoreductase, with translation MSERVGFIGLGIMGRGMAANLLKAGFTVRVWNRTASRMEPLVAQGAEAGESPADVAAHSDIVITCVSDTPDVEEVILGEKGVIHGAKPGSLVIDCSTISPKVTRQIAEKLAEKGIHMLDAPISGGSEGAANGTLSIMVGGEADQFQRAMPVFQAMGKTITHVGGTGAGQTVKLVNQVLVVGNCLAMCEALMLAQAGGVDLKKTYDAVSQGAAGSWMFTNRAPQIIQRDWRPGFTVALQQKDLRLVLEAADELGVPIPGTSLIFQLYRTLEARGHSEEGNHALIKALENLAGYQVGG, from the coding sequence ATGAGCGAACGAGTAGGCTTCATCGGTCTCGGCATCATGGGGCGCGGGATGGCCGCCAATCTGCTCAAGGCTGGCTTCACCGTGCGCGTCTGGAATCGAACGGCCAGCCGCATGGAGCCCCTGGTCGCCCAGGGGGCTGAAGCAGGTGAAAGCCCGGCGGATGTGGCCGCCCATAGCGATATCGTTATTACCTGTGTCAGCGATACACCTGACGTAGAGGAAGTGATCCTGGGCGAGAAGGGGGTGATCCACGGCGCCAAGCCAGGATCCCTGGTGATCGACTGCAGCACCATCAGCCCCAAAGTTACCCGCCAGATCGCCGAGAAGCTAGCCGAAAAGGGCATCCATATGCTGGATGCACCCATCAGCGGCGGCAGCGAGGGGGCGGCCAATGGCACCCTGAGCATCATGGTGGGCGGCGAAGCGGACCAGTTCCAGCGGGCCATGCCGGTCTTCCAGGCCATGGGCAAGACCATCACCCATGTGGGCGGGACAGGCGCCGGCCAGACGGTCAAGCTGGTGAACCAGGTGTTGGTGGTGGGAAACTGCCTGGCCATGTGCGAGGCGCTGATGCTGGCCCAGGCGGGCGGCGTCGACCTGAAGAAGACCTACGACGCAGTCAGCCAGGGTGCCGCGGGGAGCTGGATGTTCACCAACCGGGCCCCCCAGATCATCCAGCGGGACTGGCGTCCGGGCTTCACCGTGGCCCTGCAGCAGAAGGATCTCCGCCTGGTGTTGGAAGCTGCCGATGAACTGGGCGTGCCCATTCCCGGCACCAGCCTCATCTTCCAGCTCTACCGCACCCTGGAGGCCCGGGGGCATAGCGAAGAGGGCAACCACGCCCTGATCAAGGCGCTGGAGAACCTGGCCGGCTATCAGGTCGGCGGCTGA
- a CDS encoding 4Fe-4S binding protein, which produces MLNTIQNRRHALDLLRLPLLGRLLRWKHSRTAAQLLLFGLAAIIVIDGLVGSPLASRNVATVAAWVHYRGLVVLALLLVGNLFCAACPFILSRKLAKWLGRPRHRWPRPLRNKWLALASLVAILYVYELYDLWASPWWTAWLAVAYFVAAFVLEAFFTRDAFCLYLCPLGTFNFLYSTVSPLQIQARDLQVCRECEGHECINGSDNQLGCQLELFVPTIQSNLNCTFCLDCVRACPYDNVALATRPPGDELFRQSWPHRLDLALLALGAAFLGWLNAFAMTPPAYRLEAILAQWLQTREEALVLGLIFLVGAVAGPLALAYLAAWWSRHSSGVARPLNRLVMGFAYGFVPLGMAIWLAHYLFHFLTGAMTLVPAFQTFLADTLGWPLLGEPNWALAARFVPPIWTIQLIQVLLVTGGLAMAARVTIAAGRRLSPERAWSSTWPWLLLLALLAVASVWVFLLPMEMRGSVLGG; this is translated from the coding sequence ATGTTGAATACGATTCAAAATCGACGTCACGCCCTGGACCTGCTGCGCCTGCCCCTCCTGGGCCGCCTGCTCCGCTGGAAACACAGCCGTACCGCCGCCCAGCTTCTTCTCTTTGGGCTGGCGGCCATCATCGTGATCGACGGCCTGGTGGGCAGCCCCCTGGCCTCCCGCAATGTGGCCACGGTGGCCGCCTGGGTCCACTATCGGGGGTTGGTGGTGTTGGCCCTCCTGCTGGTGGGCAACCTCTTTTGCGCAGCCTGCCCCTTCATCCTCTCTCGGAAGCTGGCCAAGTGGCTGGGACGGCCCAGACACCGCTGGCCCAGGCCTCTGCGCAACAAGTGGCTGGCTCTGGCCAGCCTGGTGGCGATTCTGTACGTCTATGAACTCTACGACCTGTGGGCCAGCCCCTGGTGGACCGCCTGGCTGGCAGTGGCCTACTTCGTCGCCGCCTTCGTCCTGGAGGCCTTTTTCACCCGGGACGCCTTCTGTCTCTACCTCTGCCCGCTGGGGACCTTCAACTTTCTCTACAGCACCGTCAGCCCGCTCCAGATCCAGGCCCGCGATCTTCAGGTCTGCCGGGAGTGCGAAGGCCACGAGTGTATCAACGGCAGTGACAACCAGCTGGGCTGTCAGTTGGAGTTGTTCGTCCCCACCATCCAGAGCAACCTCAACTGCACCTTTTGCCTGGACTGTGTCCGGGCCTGCCCCTATGACAACGTGGCCCTGGCTACCCGGCCCCCCGGCGACGAGTTATTTCGCCAAAGCTGGCCCCATCGTCTGGATCTGGCCCTGCTGGCCCTGGGCGCCGCGTTTCTGGGTTGGCTCAATGCCTTCGCCATGACGCCACCGGCCTACCGGCTGGAGGCAATCCTGGCCCAGTGGCTGCAAACCCGGGAGGAGGCCCTGGTGCTGGGCTTGATCTTCCTGGTGGGCGCGGTGGCCGGGCCCCTGGCCCTGGCCTATCTGGCCGCGTGGTGGAGCCGGCACAGCAGCGGCGTTGCCCGCCCCCTGAACCGGCTGGTGATGGGCTTTGCCTATGGCTTTGTGCCCCTGGGGATGGCCATCTGGCTGGCCCACTACCTCTTCCATTTCCTCACGGGCGCCATGACCCTGGTGCCGGCCTTTCAGACCTTCCTGGCCGACACCCTGGGCTGGCCCCTGCTGGGTGAACCCAACTGGGCCCTGGCCGCGCGCTTCGTCCCGCCCATCTGGACGATCCAGCTGATCCAGGTTCTGCTGGTGACGGGCGGCCTGGCCATGGCGGCCCGGGTGACCATAGCGGCCGGTCGCCGTCTGTCGCCGGAGAGGGCCTGGTCCTCCACATGGCCGTGGCTTCTCCTGTTGGCCCTCCTGGCCGTGGCCAGCGTGTGGGTTTTTCTGCTGCCCATGGAAATGCGGGGCAGCGTGCTGGGCGGCTAA
- a CDS encoding cob(I)yrinic acid a,c-diamide adenosyltransferase, which translates to MKIYTKTGDAGETGLFGGRRVPKDHARIEAYGLVDQLNAHLGVARLYVQDVELDGLLGRIQDELFVLGADLATPLDVRSAHVVRMGEEEVRQLEAEIDHFDDELQPLKSFILPGGSPLAAHLHLARTVCRQAERAIVHLARQEDISPQALAYVNRLSDWLFTLARVANHRAQVPDVPWTARRGS; encoded by the coding sequence ATGAAGATCTACACGAAGACGGGGGATGCCGGCGAGACAGGCCTGTTCGGCGGTCGCCGGGTGCCCAAGGACCACGCCCGTATCGAAGCCTATGGGCTGGTGGATCAGTTGAACGCCCATCTGGGTGTGGCCCGCCTCTACGTCCAGGACGTCGAGCTGGATGGACTGCTGGGGCGCATCCAGGATGAGCTCTTCGTGCTGGGTGCCGATCTGGCCACGCCCCTGGATGTGCGCAGTGCCCACGTGGTGCGCATGGGCGAAGAGGAAGTACGCCAGCTGGAAGCCGAGATCGACCACTTCGACGACGAGCTGCAGCCGCTAAAGTCGTTCATTCTGCCGGGCGGCTCCCCCCTGGCCGCCCACCTGCATCTGGCCCGGACGGTCTGCCGGCAGGCAGAGCGGGCCATCGTCCACCTGGCCCGCCAGGAAGACATCAGCCCCCAGGCCCTGGCCTACGTCAACCGTCTGTCCGACTGGCTGTTCACCCTTGCCCGGGTGGCCAACCACCGGGCCCAGGTACCCGATGTGCCCTGGACCGCCCGGCGGGGATCTTAG
- a CDS encoding universal stress protein: protein MNRHKVLVPLDGSSFSRQILPYIQEFLPPAENELILLRVGERPAGHVGRPARLTATESPVAIPESPQDVVAAAHPIYASQEMESAQAEFQREVQAERQALEAAGYRVTCQVRFGEPGPEIVKYIELHDVDLVAMTTHGRTGLGRLLFGSVAEYVTRHISIPMMVLRPSPAGGSRSTG from the coding sequence ATGAACAGGCACAAAGTATTGGTCCCTCTGGACGGTTCCAGCTTTAGCCGTCAGATTTTGCCGTACATCCAGGAGTTTTTGCCGCCTGCTGAAAACGAGCTCATCCTCCTGCGGGTGGGCGAACGGCCTGCTGGCCACGTGGGGCGACCGGCCCGCTTGACGGCCACGGAATCCCCGGTGGCCATTCCCGAGAGCCCCCAGGACGTGGTGGCCGCTGCCCATCCCATCTACGCCAGCCAGGAGATGGAGAGCGCCCAGGCGGAGTTTCAACGGGAGGTCCAGGCGGAACGGCAAGCCCTGGAGGCGGCCGGCTACCGGGTGACCTGTCAGGTGCGCTTCGGTGAGCCCGGCCCCGAAATCGTGAAGTACATCGAGCTGCATGACGTGGACCTGGTGGCCATGACCACTCATGGACGGACCGGCCTGGGGCGGCTGTTGTTCGGCAGCGTGGCCGAGTATGTGACCCGCCATATCTCCATCCCCATGATGGTGCTGCGCCCATCCCCGGCGGGGGGATCCCGGTCTACTGGGTGA
- a CDS encoding glycoside hydrolase family 10 protein — translation MVETIAYGLDPQSPPFVGRPIPEVVQRLQELGCRGVFLKRLEQPWVEGLRAAGLRVYASCAIFLGSPELWQEMPAARPITDNGDPAPAEEWYYPALPTLPALRAARLERVEELARTLPLDGIWLDFIRWPARWERSTPRLYHTSFDPVTLAQFQQDTGIHLPPDTDTAVAAARWILNHAAEAWFGWRCRQIVSFVAEAARILHQLQPEALLGLFLVPWTGGPEDDLPMADAHIRIVGQDPRLLGQVADVLSPMVYHHLCGRSPSWAGQVTARVAAQANCAVWPVVEAIPGPAHQYPAAEFAQACASAATAGRQGLIVFNLAGLLEDPHKAAIWQELTQ, via the coding sequence ATGGTAGAGACCATCGCCTACGGCCTGGATCCCCAATCACCGCCCTTTGTCGGCCGCCCGATCCCCGAGGTGGTCCAACGGCTGCAGGAACTGGGCTGCAGGGGCGTCTTCCTCAAACGGCTGGAGCAGCCCTGGGTGGAGGGGCTCCGCGCGGCCGGGCTCCGGGTCTATGCCTCGTGCGCCATTTTCCTGGGCAGTCCGGAACTCTGGCAAGAGATGCCGGCTGCGCGCCCCATCACCGATAACGGCGACCCTGCTCCGGCCGAGGAATGGTATTACCCGGCGCTGCCTACCCTGCCTGCCCTGCGGGCGGCGCGCCTGGAGCGGGTGGAAGAGCTGGCCCGGACCCTGCCCCTGGATGGCATCTGGCTGGACTTCATTCGCTGGCCGGCCCGCTGGGAACGGAGCACTCCCCGGCTCTACCACACGTCCTTCGACCCGGTTACCCTGGCCCAATTTCAGCAGGACACGGGCATCCACCTGCCCCCGGACACAGACACGGCCGTCGCGGCCGCGCGCTGGATCCTGAACCATGCGGCCGAAGCCTGGTTCGGGTGGCGCTGCCGGCAGATCGTCAGCTTCGTGGCCGAAGCGGCCCGGATTCTACACCAGCTTCAGCCGGAAGCCCTTTTGGGCCTCTTTCTGGTGCCCTGGACCGGCGGCCCAGAAGATGACCTGCCCATGGCAGATGCCCACATCCGCATCGTTGGGCAGGATCCCCGGCTCCTGGGTCAGGTGGCCGATGTGCTTTCGCCCATGGTCTATCACCACCTCTGTGGCCGCTCCCCCAGCTGGGCCGGCCAGGTCACCGCCCGGGTCGCAGCCCAGGCCAACTGTGCCGTCTGGCCGGTGGTGGAAGCCATCCCTGGGCCGGCCCACCAATACCCCGCAGCCGAATTTGCCCAGGCCTGTGCCAGCGCCGCCACAGCGGGCCGCCAAGGGCTCATCGTCTTCAACCTGGCAGGTCTCCTGGAGGATCCCCACAAGGCCGCCATCTGGCAGGAACTCACCCAGTAG
- the selA gene encoding L-seryl-tRNA(Sec) selenium transferase, whose product MADPQQENRAEETLHAEYRRLPAVDALLREPAIAALTACYGQELVTETLRELLAKARQAIGQGRPAPPPTAWPGLLEQALRQAHAPTLRPVINATGVIIHTNLGRAPLSQAARQAVDEISLGYSNLEYELDAGQRGSRYDHVRERLRRLTQAEDALVVNNNAAAVYLVLAALCQGREVLISRGQLVEIGGGFRIPDVLRQSGARLVEVGTTNRTHLRDYREALTPETAAIMRVHTSNFRQLGFVAQPALADLAALAREYAEAQGRPLWLIDDLGSGTLLDTTPYGLAPEPRVQESLAAGADLVTFSGDKLLGGPQAGIIVGRGELIGRLRRHPMARALRVDKMTLAALDATLRSYQQGRAQAEIPVWRMIAASLEALRARAQGWRQALLDWGVPPALLSLRDDESAVGGGSLPGETLPTVVLAVHADQPSQMAARLRAREVPVICRIQQEQLLFDPRTVLPEQDPVLLDTLREALVDGAETGHAQG is encoded by the coding sequence ATGGCGGATCCACAACAGGAGAATCGCGCGGAAGAGACCCTACATGCCGAATATCGGCGGCTGCCGGCGGTGGATGCCCTGTTGCGGGAGCCGGCCATAGCCGCCCTGACGGCCTGCTATGGCCAGGAGTTGGTCACCGAAACCCTGCGCGAGCTGCTGGCGAAGGCCCGCCAGGCCATCGGGCAGGGCAGGCCGGCCCCGCCGCCGACGGCCTGGCCGGGGCTGTTGGAGCAGGCCCTGCGCCAGGCCCATGCGCCAACCCTGCGGCCGGTAATCAACGCCACCGGCGTCATCATCCACACCAACCTGGGGCGGGCACCGCTGAGCCAGGCGGCCCGCCAGGCGGTGGATGAGATCAGCCTGGGCTATAGCAACCTGGAGTACGAACTGGACGCCGGCCAGCGGGGCAGCCGCTACGACCACGTCCGCGAGCGCCTCCGCCGCCTCACCCAGGCCGAGGATGCCCTGGTGGTCAACAACAACGCAGCCGCCGTGTATCTGGTTTTGGCCGCCCTGTGCCAGGGCCGGGAGGTCCTCATCAGCCGCGGGCAATTGGTGGAGATCGGCGGGGGATTCCGGATTCCAGATGTGTTGCGCCAGAGCGGCGCTCGACTGGTGGAGGTAGGAACCACCAACCGCACCCATCTGCGGGACTACCGGGAGGCGCTCACGCCGGAGACGGCCGCCATCATGCGGGTGCACACCAGCAACTTTCGGCAGCTCGGCTTCGTGGCCCAGCCTGCCCTGGCCGACCTGGCCGCCCTGGCCCGGGAGTACGCGGAAGCCCAGGGCCGTCCCCTCTGGCTGATTGACGACCTGGGCAGCGGCACCCTGCTGGATACCACACCCTATGGTCTGGCGCCTGAGCCCCGGGTGCAAGAGAGCCTGGCAGCCGGGGCCGACCTGGTCACCTTCAGCGGGGACAAGCTGTTGGGCGGCCCGCAGGCCGGCATCATTGTGGGGCGAGGGGAACTCATCGGGCGGCTCCGGCGTCATCCCATGGCCCGGGCCCTGCGGGTGGACAAGATGACTCTGGCTGCGCTGGACGCCACCCTGCGCAGCTACCAGCAAGGGCGGGCCCAGGCAGAGATTCCGGTATGGCGGATGATCGCGGCTTCGCTGGAAGCGTTGCGGGCCCGGGCCCAGGGCTGGCGGCAGGCCCTGCTGGACTGGGGCGTGCCGCCAGCGCTCCTTTCCCTCCGGGACGACGAAAGCGCCGTGGGTGGTGGAAGCCTGCCGGGGGAAACCCTGCCCACTGTGGTGCTGGCCGTCCACGCCGACCAGCCTTCCCAGATGGCTGCCCGCCTGCGGGCCAGGGAGGTGCCCGTCATCTGTCGGATTCAACAGGAGCAGCTCCTTTTCGATCCCCGGACAGTTTTGCCGGAGCAGGACCCGGTGCTGCTGGACACACTGCGGGAAGCCCTGGTAGATGGTGCTGAAACCGGACATGCCCAGGGTTGA